The Choristoneura fumiferana chromosome 10, NRCan_CFum_1, whole genome shotgun sequence genome has a segment encoding these proteins:
- the LOC141431648 gene encoding engulfment and cell motility protein 1-like → MSTKQLKMPSATRDSTILKIAVEMLNAPDKVPQLIEFDQSQPLSSIIQLLCKPWGLSDPDNYALQFSESNNQNYITEKNRNEIKNGSVLRLEQSPAKTVQEILYKINNGSEQDQTNALTKLASLSSDLTFALEFINKKGLTLIISNIESGKFKGTCLKHALVTFVELMDHGIISWDILENQFIHKVAGFVSNQSTPQEPKVIQSCLSILENIVLNSSGKNSQVEKEITIQSLILQLQNQSQDIIIQQNTIALINAILTKADMTKRKDIVATLSSRQVRNVIYDNLVGVLVSAQAQDTELAHQLYSLQTLMLGLLEAKMRQRADSQDQESQEKIKELRKIAFENDNNCNIEVTTRRQLGSFSKDFKKLGFKCEIDPIKDFNETPPGILALDCMLYFARNYQEDYTKIVLENSCRADEHECPFGKTSVELVKQLCDILHIGEPPSEQGQTYHPMFFTHDHPFEELFCICIVLLNKTWKEMRATTEDFVKVSSVVREQISRALSGSPKGFDKFRQRVNQLTYAEITQIWQTERTNREVWESHARPIVELKEKITPEIIDLIQQQRLGVLVGGTRFKKYSSRGQRIKDKFWYVRLSPNHKVLHYGDCDEKSTPSLEELGNKLSVADIKSVVVGKDCPHMKDLRGRKINPNLAFSFILKSAEVTSLDFVAPDEQVFDYWTDGVNALLKEKMTSKSYENDLETLLSMDIKVRLLDAEGIDIPQDPPQIPDEPEDYDFYYDNN, encoded by the coding sequence atgtctACGAAGCAATTGAAGATGCCGTCAGCAACGAGGGACTCGACTATTCTTAAAATCGCGGTGGAGATGCTCAATGCTCCCGATAAGGTGCCGCAGTTGATTGAATTTGACCAGAGCCAGCCTCTATCTAGCATTATCCAGCTACTCTGCAAGCCTTGGGGCCTGTCTGACCCGGACAACTACGCATTACAGTTTTCTGAGAGTAACAACCAAAACTATATCACCGAAAAGAATCGTAATGAGATCAAAAACGGTTCAGTGCTACGGCTTGAGCAGTCGCCTGCGAAAACAGTGCAGGAgatattgtataaaataaacaatggcAGCGAACAGGATCAAACCAACGCTTTGACAAAACTAGCGAGTCTCAGCAGTGACCTTACTTTTGCActtgaatttataaataaaaagggACTTACTCTAATCATCAGTAACATTGAGTCCGGCAAGTTTAAAGGCACATGCCTCAAACACGCGCTAGTAACATTTGTTGAACTCATGGACCATGGTATTATTTCCTGGGATATACTGGAAAACCAATTTATTCACAAGGTTGCTGGTTTTGTTAGTAACCAGAGTACCCCCCAAGAACCAAAAGTCATTCAGTCATGCCTGTCTATACTAGAGAATATTGTTCTCAATAGCTCTGGAAAGAATTCTCAAGTAGAAAAAGAAATTACTATTCAGAGCCTAATCTTGCAGCTGCAAAATCAAAGCCAAGACATCATCATTCAACAAAACACTATTGCTCTTATTAATGCTATTCTGACAAAGGCCGATATGACTAAGCGGAAGGACATTGTAGCCACATTGTCATCAAGGCAAGTCCGTAATGTTATTTATGACAATCTGGTTGGTGTCTTGGTCTCTGCCCAAGCTCAAGACACAGAGCTGGCGCACCAGCTGTACTCTCTACAAACACTCATGCTCGGTCTGCTTGAAGCTAAAATGAGACAACGAGCTGATTCTCAGGACCAAGAATCACAAGAAAAAATCAAGGAGTTAAGAAAAATTGCCTTTGAAAATGATAACAATTGCAACATCGAAGTTACAACAAGGCGCCAGCTGGGTAGTTTCTCAAAGGACTTCAAAAAGCTTGGGTTCAAATGTGAAATTGATCCAATaaaagattttaatgaaacaccACCAGGAATACTGGCACTGGACTGTATGCTGTACTTTGCAAGGAACTATCAAGAAGATTACACAAAAATAGTTCTTGAAAATAGCTGCCGGGCTGATGAACACGAATGCCCTTTTGGTAAAACAAGTGTAGAGTTAGTGAAACAACTCTGTGACATTCTTCACATTGGTGAACCTCCAAGTGAACAAGGTCAAACTTACCACCCAATGTTCTTCACTCATGACCATCCTTTCGAAGAGCTGTTCTGCATATGCATAGTGCTCCTCAACAAAACTTGGAAGGAGATGAGAGCAACCACAGAAGACTTTGTAAAAGTTTCTAGTGTTGTCAGAGAGCAAATTAGTAGGGCCCTGTCTGGATCTCCTAAAGGCTTTGACAAATTTCGCCAAAGAGTCAACCAGCTGACTTATGCTGAAATCACACAGATTTGGCAAACAGAGAGGACTAATAGGGAAGTTTGGGAGTCCCATGCAAGACCCATAGTTGAGctcaaagaaaaaataactcCAGAAATAATTGACTTGATTCAGCAACAGCGGTTAGGGGTGCTTGTTGGTGGGACCAGGTTCAAGAAGTATTCTTCCAGAGGGCAAAGAATCAAAGACAAGTTTTGGTATGTCAGATTATCACCAAACCACAAGGTATTGCATTATGGCGATTGTGATGAAAAAAGCACGCCAAGCCTAGAGGAACTTGGCAACAAGCTGTCTGTTGCCGACATAAAGAGTGTTGTAGTCGGCAAGGACTGTCCACACATGAAAGACTTGAGAGGGAGGAAGATAAATCCAAATCTGGCATTCTCTTTTATTCTGAAGTCTGCTGAAGTGACATCACTAGATTTTGTAGCTCCCGATGAGCAGGTATTTGACTATTGGACAGATGGAGTTAATGCGCTATTGAAAGAAAAGATGACAAGTAAATCTTATGAGAATGATCTCGAGACATTGTTGTCTATGGATATAAAGGTGAGACTACTTGATGCAGAAGGCATAGACATCCCACAGGACCCACCACAGATTCCAGACGAGCCAGAAGACTATGACTTTTATTACGATAATAACTAA
- the LOC141431775 gene encoding sodium channel protein Nach-like: protein MKISAVKRLVDVLYAQDNTTFSSKAELFEVAKLYGSLYDFSYPNRQDVLRFNVYLEKLENKIDEEENIKKKDITKLLKSLTPTCEETLLRCHWKGTPFNCSSLFRMDITQFGFCCVFNYYNTEAGRLEKDPLDPVDKPIRMSDSSRLNSLTLVMQAKTEEYLYATRQSYGFDILFFDRYDYADQTAGGLVHRVISVGQHYDITISPYSYYTVPAVRRLPLEKRGCKFEDEMKEEYHEYYSMSNCLVRCRMRTIERLCRCVPFFLPKRSNLSACTLEELHCLNKYRQKLLFVYPPSDLPGLEVEQRD from the exons ATGAAGATATCTGCCGTTAAACGTCTAGTCGACGTCCTGTACGCGCAAGATAACACGACTTTTTCCAGCAAAGCAGAACTCTTCGAAGTTGCCAAATTGTACGGCAGCCTTTACGATTTCTCGTACCCCAATAGACAGGATGTCTTGAGATTCAACGTCTATTTAGAAAAACTCGAAAACAAAATTGACGAAGAGGAAAACATTAAGAAGAAAGATATAACGAAACTGTTAAAATCTCTGACACCAACTTGCGAAGAGACATTGCTCAGATGCCACTGGAAGGGGACGCCTTTCAATTGCAGCAGCCTGTTCCGAATGGACATAACACAGTTTGGATTCTGTTGCGTTTTTAACTATTACAACACTGAAGCTGGCAGGTTGGAAAAAGACCCGTTGGATCCTGTCGACAAACCGATAAGAATGAGCGACAGTAGTCGCTTAAACAGTTTGACGCTGGTCATGCAGGCAAAAACTGAGGAGTACCTCTACGCGACACGGCAGAGCTACGGCTTCGACATCTTGTTTTTCGATCGCTATGATTACGCCGATCAAACAGCTGGCGGCCTCGTGCACAGAGTTATATCTGTAGGACAACATTACGATATAACAATCAGTCCATATTCGTATTACACAGTACCAGCTGTAAGACGACTTCCTCTTGAGAAAAGAGGTTGCAAATTCGAAGACGAAATGAAAGAAGAATACCACGAGTACTACAGCATGAGCAACTGTTTGGTCCGATGCCGGATGAGAACTATCGAGCGGCTATGTCGATGTGTACCCTTTTTTCTACCAAAGAGAAGTAATCTCTCGGCTTGCACGCTTGAAGAGCTGCactgtttaaataaataccGGCAGAAACTTCTCTTTGTGTACCCTCCAAGCGATTTACCAGGATTAGAAGTAGAAC AACGCGACTGA
- the LOC141432198 gene encoding spondin-2-like isoform X1: MAKKSLEKWLLLLMFLLKKEGSSLRCDRRPYGSTTQASPSDGRYQLNVLGADDTYLPEQAYTVQLTRTDDESEFIAFVVSAEAELKQDPRNPRRLVAQNPGELRPQATGKYSDRCLYSVEQSSYNTKSSVELYWKAPATGRGCVTLRAMVAESQEIWFEDGAPLTVKLCEDMRQPDDVSPNINYECKVCDEAKYEVTFEGSWSRNIHPRLYPESDWLPRFSDLVGASHAADYVLWAPGNLASDGLKDLAEHANTSTLEAEIREKIGDGIRTLIKGKGHGYKKMENPTRAVFRTDNTNHLITVAIALYPSPDWFLGVTRFELCEEDNTWLKEREINLYPWDAGTDSGISYESANIETFPQDAVSRVQISSYDKNSPFYEMDMKDLRPFGRLHIKLIRTYPRECEESSEEEGGAPEVEEKKPEDNGSQEPDEPSRYQYPDIASDGRSSETPLEVDPNATEECPLTPWGEWSRCEGMCENGQLVGYKWRERFHLVDGIAVEKYDPNASPHNKAVPPHCKNKYDDFEQMECEESCAENEDNVEVVAERRRTLITPGHPWGSRKRDLFEHRNAMRALL, translated from the exons ATGGCGAAAAAGAGTTTAGAAAAATGGCTGCTCTTGCTCATGTTCCTTTTGAAGAAGGAAGGGTCCAGTCTCCGCTGTGACCGTAGACCATACGGCTCCACAACTCAAGCCTCACCCTCTGATGGTCGGTACCAGTTAAACGTCCTTGGAGCCGACGATACATACCTACCAGAACAAGCTTATACAGTTCAGCTAACTCGGACAGATGATGAATCCGAATTCATAGCCTTTGTTGTATCAGCTGAGGCGGAATTAAAGCAAGATCCCAGGAATCCAAGGAGACTTGTAGCCCAAAACCCTGGGGAGCTGAGGCCTCAGGCTACCGGCAAGTATAGTGACCGGTGCTTGTACTCGGTGGAACAGTCGAGctataatacgaaatcctctGTCGAA CTCTATTGGAAAGCTCCTGCCACTGGTAGAGGTTGCGTGACTCTCCGAGCGATGGTGGCCGAGAGTCAGGAGATTTGGTTTGAAGACGGGGCGCCACTGACAGTCAAACTGTGCGAGGATATGAGACAACCGGACGATGTGTCACCAAACATTAACTATGAGTGCAAAGTCTGTGACGAAGCTAAGTATGAG GTTACATTCGAGGGTAGTTGGTCTCGTAATATCCATCCACGTCTGTACCCGGAGAGCGATTGGCTGCCTCGGTTCAGTGACCTAGTGGGCGCGTCTCACGCCGCAGACTACGTCCTCTGGGCACCAGGCAACCTGGCTTCTGATGGGCTAAAGGACCTGGCAGAGCATGCGAATACCAGCACGTTAGAAGCAGAAATAAGGGAAAAG ATTGGTGATGGCATCCGAACTCTGATCAAAGGAAAAGGTCACGGCTACAAGAAGATGGAGAACCCCACGCGTGCAGTCTTTCGAACTGATAATACCAACCACTTGATTACGGTTGCTATAGCTCTGTATCCTTCCCCTGATTGGTTCCTGGGCGTGACCAGGTTTGAGTTGTGCGAAGAGGATAACACTTGGCTCAAGGAGAGAGAGATCAATTTGTACCCGTGGGACGCTGGTACCGATAGCGGGATTTCTTATGAG TCTGCTAACATTGAGACGTTCCCACAAGACGCCGTCAGCAGAGTCCAAATAAGTTCGTACGACAAGAACTCTCCATTCTATGAGATGGATATGAAGGACCTCCGTCCATTCGGAAGACTACACATAAAACTGATTAGGACATATCCTCGGGAATGTGAAGAATCCTCAG AAGAAGAAGGTGGTGCTCCTGAAGTTGAGGAGAAGAAGCCTGAAGATAATGGCAGTCAAGAACCAGACGAGCCTTCCAGGTATCAATATCCTGACATAGCTAGCGACGGCCG CTCAAGTGAAACCCCTTTGGAGGTGGACCCTAATGCAACAGAAGAGTGTCCTTTGACGCCATGGGGAGAATGGAGTCGCTGCGAAGGCATGTGTGAGAATGGACAGCTGGTCGGCTATAAGTGGAGGGAGCGGTTCCACCTAGTAGATGGCATAGCCGTGGAAAAGTATGATCCGAAT GCCAGCCCTCACAATAAAGCAGTTCCGCCACACTGCAAGAACAAATACGATGATTTTGAACAAATGGAGTGTGAGGAGTCTTGCGCGGAGAACGAAGATAATGTTGAAGTCGTTG ctgAACGCAGAAGAACCTTGATCACACCAGGACATCCATGGGGATCCAGGAAAAGGGACCTGTTTGAACATAGAAACGCTATGAGAGCCTTGTTGTAA
- the LOC141432198 gene encoding spondin-2-like isoform X2 has translation MAKKSLEKWLLLLMFLLKKEGSSLRCDRRPYGSTTQASPSDGRYQLNVLGADDTYLPEQAYTVQLTRTDDESEFIAFVVSAEAELKQDPRNPRRLVAQNPGELRPQATGKYSDRCLYSVEQSSYNTKSSVELYWKAPATGRGCVTLRAMVAESQEIWFEDGAPLTVKLCEDMRQPDDVSPNINYECKVCDEAKYEVTFEGSWSRNIHPRLYPESDWLPRFSDLVGASHAADYVLWAPGNLASDGLKDLAEHANTSTLEAEIREKIGDGIRTLIKGKGHGYKKMENPTRAVFRTDNTNHLITVAIALYPSPDWFLGVTRFELCEEDNTWLKEREINLYPWDAGTDSGISYESANIETFPQDAVSRVQISSYDKNSPFYEMDMKDLRPFGRLHIKLIRTYPRECEESSEEEGGAPEVEEKKPEDNGSQEPDEPSSSSETPLEVDPNATEECPLTPWGEWSRCEGMCENGQLVGYKWRERFHLVDGIAVEKYDPNASPHNKAVPPHCKNKYDDFEQMECEESCAENEDNVEVVAERRRTLITPGHPWGSRKRDLFEHRNAMRALL, from the exons ATGGCGAAAAAGAGTTTAGAAAAATGGCTGCTCTTGCTCATGTTCCTTTTGAAGAAGGAAGGGTCCAGTCTCCGCTGTGACCGTAGACCATACGGCTCCACAACTCAAGCCTCACCCTCTGATGGTCGGTACCAGTTAAACGTCCTTGGAGCCGACGATACATACCTACCAGAACAAGCTTATACAGTTCAGCTAACTCGGACAGATGATGAATCCGAATTCATAGCCTTTGTTGTATCAGCTGAGGCGGAATTAAAGCAAGATCCCAGGAATCCAAGGAGACTTGTAGCCCAAAACCCTGGGGAGCTGAGGCCTCAGGCTACCGGCAAGTATAGTGACCGGTGCTTGTACTCGGTGGAACAGTCGAGctataatacgaaatcctctGTCGAA CTCTATTGGAAAGCTCCTGCCACTGGTAGAGGTTGCGTGACTCTCCGAGCGATGGTGGCCGAGAGTCAGGAGATTTGGTTTGAAGACGGGGCGCCACTGACAGTCAAACTGTGCGAGGATATGAGACAACCGGACGATGTGTCACCAAACATTAACTATGAGTGCAAAGTCTGTGACGAAGCTAAGTATGAG GTTACATTCGAGGGTAGTTGGTCTCGTAATATCCATCCACGTCTGTACCCGGAGAGCGATTGGCTGCCTCGGTTCAGTGACCTAGTGGGCGCGTCTCACGCCGCAGACTACGTCCTCTGGGCACCAGGCAACCTGGCTTCTGATGGGCTAAAGGACCTGGCAGAGCATGCGAATACCAGCACGTTAGAAGCAGAAATAAGGGAAAAG ATTGGTGATGGCATCCGAACTCTGATCAAAGGAAAAGGTCACGGCTACAAGAAGATGGAGAACCCCACGCGTGCAGTCTTTCGAACTGATAATACCAACCACTTGATTACGGTTGCTATAGCTCTGTATCCTTCCCCTGATTGGTTCCTGGGCGTGACCAGGTTTGAGTTGTGCGAAGAGGATAACACTTGGCTCAAGGAGAGAGAGATCAATTTGTACCCGTGGGACGCTGGTACCGATAGCGGGATTTCTTATGAG TCTGCTAACATTGAGACGTTCCCACAAGACGCCGTCAGCAGAGTCCAAATAAGTTCGTACGACAAGAACTCTCCATTCTATGAGATGGATATGAAGGACCTCCGTCCATTCGGAAGACTACACATAAAACTGATTAGGACATATCCTCGGGAATGTGAAGAATCCTCAG AAGAAGAAGGTGGTGCTCCTGAAGTTGAGGAGAAGAAGCCTGAAGATAATGGCAGTCAAGAACCAGACGAGCCTTCCAG CTCAAGTGAAACCCCTTTGGAGGTGGACCCTAATGCAACAGAAGAGTGTCCTTTGACGCCATGGGGAGAATGGAGTCGCTGCGAAGGCATGTGTGAGAATGGACAGCTGGTCGGCTATAAGTGGAGGGAGCGGTTCCACCTAGTAGATGGCATAGCCGTGGAAAAGTATGATCCGAAT GCCAGCCCTCACAATAAAGCAGTTCCGCCACACTGCAAGAACAAATACGATGATTTTGAACAAATGGAGTGTGAGGAGTCTTGCGCGGAGAACGAAGATAATGTTGAAGTCGTTG ctgAACGCAGAAGAACCTTGATCACACCAGGACATCCATGGGGATCCAGGAAAAGGGACCTGTTTGAACATAGAAACGCTATGAGAGCCTTGTTGTAA